Sequence from the Sphingobium indicum B90A genome:
GTGAGCGTCAGCGTGCGCGGGATCGGCGTGGCGGTCATCACCAGCAGGTGCGGCGCGCGCTCCGCCTTGGCCGCCAGCATCATGCGCTGCGCGACGCCGAAGCGATGCTGCTCGTCGATCACCGCCAGGGCGAGGTTCTTGTATCGCACCGCATCCTGGAAGATGGCGTGGGTGCCGACCAATATGTCGATGCTGCCGTCCGCCAGTCCCATGAGGGTGGATTCGCGCGCCTTGCCCTTTTCGCGCCCGGTCAGGATGGCGATATTCACCGGCAGGCCCGACGCCATCCCGCGCAGCGTTTCATAATGCTGGCGGGCAAGGATTTCGGTCGGCGCCAGCAGCGCGCCCTGCGCCCCCGCCTCGACCGTGTTGAGCAGCGCCATCAGCGCGACCAGCGTCTTGCCCGACCCCACATCGCCCTGCAACAGGCGCAGCATGGGCACGGGCTGGGCCATGTCGCCCTCTATTTCCATGAAGGCGCGGCTCTGCGCGTCGGTCGGCGCGAATGGCAGCTTGAGCATGGCGCGCAGCCGGCCGTCCCCGGCAACGGGCACGCCCCTGCGCCTGCGGGACGACTGGCGCACCAGCATCAGCGCGAGCTGGCCGGCGAATATCTCGTCATAGGCGAGCCGCTCGCGGGCCAGCGCGTCCGCGGGATCGGCATGGATGCGCTGCAGGGCCTCCCGCCATCCCGGCCAGCCCTTGCGGGCGAGCAGGCTGGGTTCGATCCATTCGGGCAGTTCGGGCGCGCGGGCCAACGCCTGCGCCACCAGGTCGCGCAGGCGATTGTTGGTCAACCCTTCGGACAGGCCATAGACCGGCTCGCGCGCGGGAATGGTGGCGGCTTCCTCCGGCGGCAGGACATGGTCGGGATGCACGATCTGCAGATTGTCGCCATAGGCCTCCAGCTTGCCGGAGACGAATTTGGGTTCGCCCAGCGGCAGCAGCTTGCGCGGCCAGGCGCTGTTGCGGCCGAAATAGACCAGCGCGACGCTGTTGCCGTGCCGGTCCTGCGCGATCACGCGGAACGGGGCGCGGGCGCTGCCGGAGGCGCGATAGTCTGTGGGCGTCAGCGTGATGCCGATGACCCGGCCTGAATCGCCTAGCATCAGTTCGTCCACCATGCGGCGGTCGACAAAGCTGACCGGAAGGTGGAAGGCGACGTCGACGGCCCGCGCCAGGCCCAACCGCTCCAGCGGTTTTGCCAATGTGGGACCGACGCCTTTCAGCGCCTCGATTTCGGTGAAGAGTGGGTTGAGGATGTCGGGTCGCATGGCTATCTGCATGCGTCTAGCCCAGCCGGGACGATGCGCAAACATCCGATCGGCAATTTCGCCATGCTCGTCCAAGGAACAAATTGTGAACGAAGACCCTCGCATCCGCCGCCTGCAATTCCGGGCCTGGCATCGCGGCATCAAGGAAGCGGACCTCGCGGTGGGCGGATTTTTCGATCGCTACCATGCGGAATGGGGCGAAGAGGAACTGGATTGGTTCGAACGGTTTATCGAGGAACAGGATGCCGACATCATGGCCTGGGCCCTGGGCACGCTGCCGCTGCCGGAACAATGGCGCGGGCCGATGTGGGAAAGGTTCGCGAAGATGGATTTCGTGGAGATCGGGAAGAAGTAGCCTCACGCTCCCCTTCCGCAGCGGAAGGGGCTGGGGGTGGGCCTGCTCCACCGCCGTTGCAACGCCCACCCCTAACCTCTCCCGCTTGCGGGAGGGGGACTGAGTAAAGAATGACCGACCTTCTCAAGATTCTCAAAGCCTCCGCCCCGATGACCCTTTCCGGCGTGCCGGCCGGTTTCCAGCCCTGGCTGCTGGCGGACATCGCGCGGGCAGCCCCGTCCCGCACCCTGTTCGTCGCCCCTGACGAACAGCTCATGCGCGCCGTGGCGGATACCGCGCATTATTTCGCGCCGGAGATCGAGATCGTCGAAATCCCCGCCTGGGACTGCCTGCCCTATGACCGGGCCAGCCCTTCGCTGCGCACCGCCGCGGCGCGGCTGGCGGGCCTCTACGCCCTGCAAGGGAGGCCGCGGGGGCCGCAACTCGTCCTCACCACGCTCAACGCCCTCACCCAGCGCACGCTGACGCCGTTCCGCGTGCGGCAACTGGTGGCGAAGCTCGCGCCCAAGGAACGGATCGCGATCTCCCGGCTGGCGGACATGTTGCAGGCCAATGGCTATGTGCGCACCGACACCGTGCATGACCGGGGCGAGTTCGCCATACGCGGCGGCATTGTCGACCTGTTCCCCGGCGGCGAGGAACAGCCGCTCAGGCTCGATTTCTTCGGGGACGAGATAGAGACGGTGCGCCGCTTCGATCCCGCCGACCAGCGGACCAGCGGCAGCGTCGAGGGCTTCACCCTGCTCCCGGCGTCGGAGGCTTTGCTGGACGAGGAGACGATCAAGCGTTTCCGCGGCCGCTATCGCGAGATTTTCGGCGCCACGGCCACGGGCGACCCGCTCTATCAGGCGGTGAGCGACGGGCGCCGCCTGCAGGGCATGGAACATTGGCTGCCGCTGTTCGAGGAACGGTTGGTGCCCCTGACCGACCATCTGGGCGACGACAGCCTGATCCTGCTGGACCATGGCGTGGCGGGCGCGGCGGAGGCGCGGTTCGAGGCGATCAGGGACTATCATGCGAACCGCGCGGCGGCGAAATCCTCCGATCCGGGCGCCTATCGGCCGCTGGAGCCACGGGCCCTCTATCTGGAGGCGGAGGAATGGGCCGCCCTGGCGCGCGACTGGCCGATGCACGCCACCACCCCCTTCCATGAACCGGAGAGCGCCTCCGTCCTCGACTTCGCAGTGGATGGCCCCCGCGACTTCGCGCCGGAGCGGGCGCAGAACGCCAATGTCTATGAGGCGGTGAGCAAGCATATCGCCGCGCTCCAGCGGACAAAGAAGAAGGTCGTCATCGCCAGCTATTCGGGCGGGGCGCGGGAACGGCTTT
This genomic interval carries:
- the recG gene encoding ATP-dependent DNA helicase RecG, with the translated sequence MRPDILNPLFTEIEALKGVGPTLAKPLERLGLARAVDVAFHLPVSFVDRRMVDELMLGDSGRVIGITLTPTDYRASGSARAPFRVIAQDRHGNSVALVYFGRNSAWPRKLLPLGEPKFVSGKLEAYGDNLQIVHPDHVLPPEEAATIPAREPVYGLSEGLTNNRLRDLVAQALARAPELPEWIEPSLLARKGWPGWREALQRIHADPADALARERLAYDEIFAGQLALMLVRQSSRRRRGVPVAGDGRLRAMLKLPFAPTDAQSRAFMEIEGDMAQPVPMLRLLQGDVGSGKTLVALMALLNTVEAGAQGALLAPTEILARQHYETLRGMASGLPVNIAILTGREKGKARESTLMGLADGSIDILVGTHAIFQDAVRYKNLALAVIDEQHRFGVAQRMMLAAKAERAPHLLVMTATPIPRTLTLTYYGEMDVSRLDEMPPGRQPIQTVVMSSGRLDEVVEALARHVEGGGQAYWVCPLVEESENSDLAAAEARAETLRTRFGERVAIVHGRMKGPEKDAAMESFASARAKILVATTVIEVGVDVPKSNLIIIEGADRFGLAQLHQLRGRVGRGQNQSVCILLRGNALSETARARLALMRETNDGFRIAEEDLRLRGAGEILGTRQSGEQQLKLATPEHLSALLDPARDDAHLLIDRDGGLSEARGQAARICLYLFERDAAVGLLRSG
- a CDS encoding FAD assembly factor SdhE — translated: MNEDPRIRRLQFRAWHRGIKEADLAVGGFFDRYHAEWGEEELDWFERFIEEQDADIMAWALGTLPLPEQWRGPMWERFAKMDFVEIGKK